The following are from one region of the Salvia hispanica cultivar TCC Black 2014 chromosome 1, UniMelb_Shisp_WGS_1.0, whole genome shotgun sequence genome:
- the LOC125192315 gene encoding receptor-like protein 12, which produces MLLEIICCRKCVDYSRSEDEVILEEWVYDCYSSRKIGSLIGDEKVEERKVERMVKIGIWCVQYDPSLRPTMKKVLLMLEGTVEIPIPPCPSNIPKEIGHLNSLESLDMASCGLNGLIPKEIGNMTALRRVYLGNNALTGVIPGEIGQLNNLEYMSIDSNKLTGPLPLAFFNMSRVKSISLRHNTLKWDIAKRNWEHEITPRLYLINNTLTGVIPEEIGRLENLVALYMKSNNFIGHLPPVMFNMKSLKSLSLHKNALTGNIPKELFTANIESIDLSNNHFQGFIPPAIATSLNLSYLDLANNNLSGSIPSTIGNHYSLVTLILHSNNFIGVIPSSICKLSSLKFLHLSNNSLHGSIPRCLAKLSISLQVLHLKENNFDGLIPPSFPKGCALKSLNLNSNKLQGTLPRTLVNCGKLQVLDVGSNAIQDAFPFWMEDHVDLRVLVLRDNRFNGSMLLPIAYGEISSDAPFGKLQVFDISHNGFSGPLPTRYLTTFPAMMNAKEDVSEKSNWFSKYEESLVVVLKGTNQSLVRILKAFITIDMSRNKFSGKIPDSIGNLNSLKYLNLSHNSLTGKIPSSLGSVKALESLDLSSNRLNGEIPRKLTMLNFLSTLNLSVNDLVGEIPQSGGQFPTFDNSSFIWNLGLCGFPLTRKCKQDPLNPQESEGSNFVDGLSWRPVVLGYGCGFVIGVSIRPIGATTGSIRMMELTLSRAFRFKHSHLSICPKQQRASRKRWGEEHQGSAAWPENGGSEETGERIHTRRERVPDRAEYDWDDVSPKPSPAPWLLSRWSP; this is translated from the exons ATGTTGTTGGAGATCATATGCTGTAGGAAGTGTGTTGATTATAGCAGGAGTGAGGATGAGGTGATTCTTGAGGAATGGGTTTATGACTGTTATTCATCGAGGAAGATTGGGAGTCTGATCGGGGACGAGAAGGTGGAGGAGAGAAAAGTGGAGAGGATGGTGAAGATAGGGATATGGTGTGTGCAATATGATCCGTCGTTGCGTCCAACAATGAAAAAAGTTCTGCTAATGTTGGAGGGAACTGTCGAGATTCCCATACCTCCATGCCCGA gTAATATTCCCAAAGAGATTGGCCATCTTAATAGTTTAGAATCATTAGACATGGCATCCTGCGGACTTAATGGATTGATTCCAAAAGAAATTGGGAACATGACAGCCCTCCGTCGTGTATACCTCGGCAACAATGCATTAACTG GTGTTATTCCTGGTGAGATTGGCCAGCTTAATAATTTAGAGTATATGTCCATTGATTCTAACAAGTTGACTGGCCCTTTACCCCTGGCCTTTTTTAACATGTCTCGTGTGAAGTCTATTTCCTTGAGACATAACACACTTAAATGGGACATTGCCAAGAGAAATTGGGAACATGAAATCACTCCGAGATTGTACCTcattaataatactttaacCG GTGTGATTCCAGAAGAGATTGGTCGCCTTGAGAATTTAGTTGCACTATACATGAAATCCAACAATTTCATCGGCCATTTGCCTCCAGTCATGTTCAACATGAAATCACTTAAATCATTATCACTTCACAAGAATGCTTTGACTG GTAACATTCCTAAAGAGTTGTTCACTGCCAATATCGAGAGTATTGATCTCTCCAATAACCATTTTCAAGGGTTCATACCACCAGCTATTGCAACATCCCTCAACTTATCTTATCTTGACTTGGCAAATAACAATCTCTCAGGCTCTATACCTTCCACCATTGGAAATCATTACTCCTTAGTAACCCTAATCCTCCATTCCAACAACTTCATTGGAGTGATTCCATCATCCATTTGCAAATTGAGTTCACTCAAATTCCTACATCTATCAAACAACAGTCTGCATGGATCAATTCCAAGGTGTTTGGCAAAGCTAAGTATATCTTTGCAAGTTCTGCACTTGAAGGAGAATAACTTTGATGGCCTCATTCCACCATCATTTCCAAAGGGTTGCGCTCTCAAGTCTCTGAACCTCAACAGCAATAAACTTCAAGGAACACTGCCGCGAACCCTAGTAAACTGTGGGAAGCTACAAGTTCTTGATGTTGGAAGCAATGCGATACAAGATGCGTTTCCCTTTTGGATGGAGGATCACGTTGATCTCCGAGTCCTCGTTTTGAGAGATAACAGATTCAATGGTAGCATGCTTCTACCCATTGCTTATGGTGAGATAAGTAGTGATGCTCCATTTGGGAAGTTGCAAGTGTTTGATATATCTCATAATGGATTCAGTGGGCCCCTCCCAACTAGATATTTAACCACCTTCCCAGCCATGATGAATGCCAAGGAAGATGTTTCAGAAAAGAGTAACTGGTTCAGCAAGTATGAGGAATCATTGGTGGTTGTTTTGAAAGGCACAAATCAATCATTGGTCAGAATCTTGAAAGCCTTCATCACTATTGACATGTCTAGGAACAAATTCTCGGGAAAGATTCCGGATTCCATAGGGAATCTTAATTCACTCAAGTACTTGAATCTGTCTCACAACAGTCTCACTGGTAAGATACCATCATCCCTTGGAAGTGTAAAAGCACTGGAATCATTAGACTTGTCTTCAAACCGGTTGAATGGTGAGATTCCGAGGAAGTTGACAAtgttgaattttctttctactttaaaTCTTTCGGTGAATGATCTTGTTGGAGAGATTCCTCAGTCTGGCGGCCAGTTTCCGACATTCGATAACAGCTCCTTCATTTGGAACTTGGGATTATGTGGATTTCCTCTGACTAGAAAATGCAAGCAAGATCCCTTGAATCCTCAAGAAAGTGAGGGTTCTAATTTTGTGGATGGACTTAGTTGGCGTCCGGTGGTTTTGGGATATGGATGTGGTTTTGTCATAGGAGTTTCGATAAG GCCTATTGGAGCTACAACAGGATCAATAAGGATGATGGAGCTAACTTTGTCGAGGGCATTTCGCTTCAAGCATTCACATTTGAGCATCTGTCCAAAGCAACAAAGGGCTTCAAGGAAGAGGTGGGGAGAGGAGCATCAGGGTTCTGCAGCATGGCCAGAAAATGGTGGCAGTGAAGAGACTGGAGAAAGAATTCACacaaggagagagagagttccAGACAGAGCTGAATACGATTGGGATGATGTATCACCGAAACCTAGTCCGGCTCCTTGGTTACTGTCTCGATGGAGCCCATAA